The Constrictibacter sp. MBR-5 sequence TGGCGCGACCGCGACCCGAAACTGGTCAACCACGTCGAAGAGGGCTTCCGCCGGCTGTTCGGCGACGCGCGCTGACGGGCCTCGGCGTTCAAGAGAACAAAAGGAGATCAAACCGCATGTCGACCTCGATCGATCAGGCGTTCGTCAAGCATTTCCAGGCGGACGTCCACATGGCCTATCAGCGGATGGGCTCGAAGCTGCGCCAGACCGTGCGCTCGAAGGGCAACATCAAGGGCAGTTCGACCACCTTCCAGCGCGTCGGCGCCGGCACCGCCGCCACCAAGTCGCGCCACGGCCAGATCCCGGTGATGAACCTGAACCACACGCCGGTGGAGTGCTTCCTCTACGACTATTACGCCGGCGACTGGGTCGACCGGCTGGACGACATCAAGGTGAAGTCCGACGAGCGCCAGGTCATCGCCAACGCCGGCGCCTACGCCCTCGGCCGCAAGACCGACGAACTCATCATCAAGCAGCTGGACACGTCGACGAACTATGCCGGCGGTGCCGCCGATGGCCTGACCAAGGCGAAGGTGCTGGCGGCGTTCGAGGCGCTGGGCGGCGCCGACGTGCCGGACGACGGCCAGCGCTACGCCGTCATCGGCTGGAAGCAGTGGAGCCAACTGCTCGAC is a genomic window containing:
- a CDS encoding phage capsid protein, whose protein sequence is MSTSIDQAFVKHFQADVHMAYQRMGSKLRQTVRSKGNIKGSSTTFQRVGAGTAATKSRHGQIPVMNLNHTPVECFLYDYYAGDWVDRLDDIKVKSDERQVIANAGAYALGRKTDELIIKQLDTSTNYAGGAADGLTKAKVLAAFEALGGADVPDDGQRYAVIGWKQWSQLLDIEEFANADYVGADELPWRSTQAKRWLGTLWMPHSGLTLTGSVRSCHWYHKTAIGHASGADVKSDITWHGDRAAWFVANSMSQGAVIVDPAGVVTLRCLES